A window from Symbiopectobacterium purcellii encodes these proteins:
- a CDS encoding glycine zipper 2TM domain-containing protein, translating into MMKRLLVITLAGMTLAGCANTSSLSGDVYRASEAKQVRTVTYGTIVSLRPVQIQAGDENGTMGAIGGAVLGGFLGNTIGGGSGRSLATAAGAVAGGVAGQSAQGAMNRVQGVELEIRRDDGTTIMVVQRQGDTRFSVGQRVAMSSNGQNVTVAPR; encoded by the coding sequence ATGATGAAGCGTTTACTTGTGATTACTTTAGCCGGTATGACATTGGCGGGCTGCGCCAACACCAGTTCGCTTTCCGGTGACGTTTATCGCGCCTCTGAAGCCAAACAGGTTCGTACTGTAACTTATGGCACCATCGTTTCATTACGACCTGTACAAATTCAGGCTGGCGATGAGAATGGCACCATGGGCGCTATTGGTGGCGCAGTGCTGGGTGGGTTCTTGGGTAACACCATCGGAGGTGGATCGGGTCGCTCACTGGCAACCGCAGCAGGCGCGGTGGCGGGTGGCGTAGCGGGTCAAAGTGCACAAGGTGCGATGAACCGCGTTCAAGGCGTTGAGTTGGAAATTCGCCGCGACGATGGTACCACCATCATGGTTGTACAACGCCAGGGCGATACCCGTTTCAGCGTGGGCCAACGTGTTGCC